From the genome of Epinephelus lanceolatus isolate andai-2023 chromosome 23, ASM4190304v1, whole genome shotgun sequence, one region includes:
- the LOC117249090 gene encoding uncharacterized protein LOC117249090, with translation MAWKRSGLGPPLPPASLHLLVPPVRLMSAFLWQVVEKHSVVQYGKLADFISLAAEIVPELLSLSQRAEVILGLRARLVLELCRGDGVANLQTIQTQLDKIHTCSAELSSTDQMANSDILKTSYTNFASLVQNLLNVPSEKEIFFQEVFPANYGSNYDERLQQLVSEFLSRFEQLLPVPDLQQTAAWLTETTSVSEQFGLHLSKPFALKTLLLHHRQLGTLSSAPSSSKDEILLSTLALPAQTGVERLPETYSEDDDYDNEEEILALEDLDEDSSQSSDETADDWLPKKESGPMSHLFICPQCTFAHRLKRTVQEHIQSEHHVRAPIQKKLSTKKARAKTQQKSKDLNGEKKKVEGNSEKKRKPKQDGVEKMRERKQKKDNLENKVRRRCKEPTGEDKRFLSMRPVNKNFTEEETKCLKCEKVFELPNQLKAHMKLHVFPYCCIQCEKGFTSPSGYYQHQRLHKRGRIFTCSQCNKGFLCNYSLKQHERLHEGPSSLCTICGKSFSKSGITRHMQMHKGEKNFLCTTCGKSFLSSGELLLHNRIHTGEMPYTCTHCGKGFSCKSHLIVHTRSHTGERPYLCSECPKRFLTLNCLKRHTLSHNGVKPFKCPNCEREFSQQGNLKRHLATHKHVMCSR, from the exons ATGGCATGGAAACGCAGTGGTTTGG GCCCCCCTCTTCCTCCGGCCTCCTTACATCTCCTCGTCCCGCCAGTGAGACTCATGTCTGCTTTCTTGTGGCAAGTAGTAGAGAAGCACAGTGTGGTGCAGTATGGCAAGCTGGCAGACTTCATCAGTTTGGCGGCAGAGATCGTCCCAGAGCTTCTGAGTCTCAGTCAGAGAGCTGAGGTCATCCTGGGCCTGAGAGCAAGG CTGGTTCTGGAGCTATGTCGTGGTGACGGCGTCGCCAACCTGCAGACCATCCAGACCCAGCTGGATAAGATCCACACCTGCAGTGCCGAACTGAGCTCCACTGATCAGATG GCCAACAGTGATATACTGAAGACCTCTTACACCAACTTTGCCAGCCTTGTTCAGAACCTTTTGAATGTTCCTTCTGAAAAGGAGATCTTCTTTCAA GAGGTTTTTCCTGCAAACTACGGCTCCAACTATGACGAAAGACTGCAGCAGCTGGTGTCTGAGTTCCTGTCGAGGTTCGAGCAGCTGCTGCCTGTACCAGACCTGCAACAg ACAGCAGCATGGCTCACTGAAACGACATCTGTGTCGGAACAATTTGGACTGCATCTGTCTAAACCCTTTGCTCTGAAGACTCTGCTGCTTCATCACAGACAGTTGGGGACTCTAAGCTCTG CTCCTTCCAGCAGCAAGGACGAAATCCTTTTGTCCACTCTGGCTCTGCCCGCTCAAACTGGAGTGGAGAGGCTACCTGAGACttacagtgaggatgatgattaTGACAATGAAGAAGAGATCCTGGCATTGGAAGATTTAGACGAAGACTCGAGTCAAAGCTCAGACGAAACTGCAGATGATTGGTTGCCAAAAAAGGAATCAG GTCCTATGTCGCATTTATTCATCTGCCCTCAGTGCACATTCGCTCATCGCCTGAAGAGAACGGTCCAAGAGCACATCCAGAGTGAGCACCATGTAAGAGCTCCCATTCAGAAAAAACTATCCACGAAGAAAGCCAGAGCAAAGACTCAGCAGAAAAGTAAAGACTTGAACGGCGAAAAGAAGAAAGTAGAAGGTAACTCTGAGAAAAAGAGGAAACCCAAACAAGACGGTGTTGAGAAAATGCGGGAACGTAAGCAGAAGAAGGACAACTTAGAAAACAAGGTACGACGTAGGTGTAAAGAGCCCACAGGGGAAGACAAAAGGTTTCTGAGCATGCGACCTGTCAACAAAAACTTCACAGAGGAAGAAACCAAATGTCTGAAGTGTGAAAAGGTTTTTGAACTTCCAAATCAGCTGAAGGCTCACATGAAGCTCCATGTCTTCCCGTACTGCTGCATCCAATGTGAGAAGGGATTCACCAGCCCGTCAGGTTATTATCAGCACCAGAGACTCCACAAGAGAGGACGGATATTCACCTGCAGCCAGTGCAACAAGGGATTTCTGTGCAACTATTCGCTCAAGCAACACGAACGCCTGCACGAAGGCCCGTCCAGCCTGTGTACGATCTGCGGGAAAAGCTTCAGCAAATCAGGAATTACAAGACACATGCAGATGCACAAAGGCGAGAAGAATTTCTTGTGCACCACATGCGGGAAGTCGTTTTTGTCCTCCggggagctgctgctgcacaatCGGATCCACACGGGCGAGATGCCGtacacctgcacacactgcgGGAAGGGTTTCTCCTGCAAGAGTCACCTGATCGTCCACACACGCTCTCACACAGGAGAGCGTCCGTACCTGTGCTCCGAGTGCCCAAAGCGTTTCCTTACACTTAACTGCCTGAAGAGACACACACTCAGCCACAATGGGGTGAAACCGTTTAAGTGTCCAAACTGTGAGAGAGAATTCTCGCAGCAGGGGAATCTGAAAAGACACCTGGCAACTCATAAACACGTAATGTGCAGTCGCTAG